Proteins encoded by one window of Sediminicoccus rosea:
- a CDS encoding S49 family peptidase has protein sequence MWNPFAPRPPVVALVRLEGLIAARTGPFGGLNAAGIEPILARAFGLKRLAAVFLAINSPGGSPVQSSLIAGRIRHWAAEKKVPVIAFCEDAAASGGYWIACAADEIHADPASILGSIGVISSGFGFPEAIQRLGVERRIRTAGTDKSSNDPFRPQSPEELARLDGLLAGLHVEFKDWVRARRGDRLKASEEELFNGRYWIGRRALELGLCDGLTTPEAEARRRFGEKVRIIPVGARKRRFPMSLLPGSLLPGAGAALVQVMEERAAWARIGL, from the coding sequence ATGTGGAATCCCTTCGCCCCCCGCCCCCCCGTCGTCGCGCTTGTGCGGCTGGAGGGGCTGATCGCCGCCCGCACCGGCCCCTTCGGCGGGCTGAACGCCGCGGGCATCGAACCCATCCTGGCCCGCGCCTTCGGGCTGAAGCGGCTGGCCGCCGTGTTCCTGGCGATCAATTCGCCCGGCGGCTCACCCGTGCAGTCCTCGCTCATTGCCGGGCGCATCCGGCATTGGGCGGCAGAGAAGAAGGTGCCCGTCATTGCCTTCTGCGAGGATGCGGCGGCCTCGGGCGGCTATTGGATCGCCTGCGCGGCGGATGAGATCCATGCAGACCCCGCCTCCATCCTCGGCTCCATCGGCGTGATCTCCTCGGGCTTCGGCTTTCCGGAGGCGATCCAACGCCTGGGCGTGGAGCGTCGCATCCGCACCGCCGGCACCGACAAGTCGAGCAACGACCCCTTCCGCCCGCAATCGCCGGAGGAATTGGCGCGGCTGGATGGCCTGCTGGCCGGGCTGCATGTCGAGTTCAAGGACTGGGTGCGCGCGCGGCGCGGCGATCGCCTCAAGGCGAGCGAGGAGGAGCTGTTCAACGGCCGCTACTGGATCGGCCGCCGCGCGCTGGAACTTGGCCTCTGCGACGGGCTCACGACGCCGGAGGCCGAGGCCCGGCGCCGCTTCGGCGAGAAGGTGCGCATCATCCCGGTGGGCGCCCGCAAGCGGCGCTTCCCGATGAGCCTGCTGCCCGGGAGCCTGCTGCCGGGCGCCGGGGCCGCGCTCGTCCAGGTGATGGAGGAACGCGCGGCCTGGGCACGGATCGGGCTGTAG
- a CDS encoding c-type cytochrome — protein sequence MSLRLTLAAALLAAATSGSALAQDARRGAELVAPCAQCHGANGRSQLPDIPSLAGQPADFITIQMILLREGLRNVPAMQPFAAGKSDQDIQDIAAYFATLPPGPPDDRRPLDRALFAAGQALSGPRHCATCHVSDYGGRAQIPRVAAQREDYLLHALTQYRDGLRAGPDTQMNGAVQGLSDADLIALAHYLSHRD from the coding sequence ATGAGCCTTCGACTGACCTTGGCGGCGGCCCTGTTGGCCGCCGCGACCTCCGGCTCCGCGCTGGCCCAGGATGCCAGGCGCGGCGCCGAACTCGTCGCGCCCTGCGCCCAGTGCCACGGCGCCAATGGCCGCAGCCAGTTGCCGGACATTCCCTCGCTGGCCGGCCAGCCGGCCGACTTCATCACCATCCAGATGATCCTGCTGCGGGAGGGGCTGCGGAACGTGCCCGCCATGCAGCCCTTCGCCGCCGGCAAGTCGGACCAGGACATCCAGGACATCGCCGCCTATTTCGCCACGCTGCCGCCGGGCCCGCCGGATGACCGGCGCCCGCTCGACCGCGCGCTCTTCGCCGCCGGCCAGGCGCTGAGCGGGCCGCGCCATTGCGCCACCTGCCATGTCTCCGACTATGGCGGCCGCGCGCAGATCCCGCGCGTCGCGGCGCAGCGGGAGGACTACCTGCTGCACGCCCTGACGCAGTATCGCGACGGGCTGCGCGCCGGGCCGGACACGCAGATGAACGGCGCGGTCCAGGGCCTGTCAGACGCGGATCTGATCGCGCTCGCGCATTACCTGTCGCATCGGGATTAA
- a CDS encoding PQQ-dependent sugar dehydrogenase: protein MTIRRNLLGMAALLMAGPAFAQAPAATPAPVPGWAVGRPEGSTLAPHAARLTVTPLDQVPVSSIRLPQGFQAEVFAHGIPGVRAIAEAPGGTLFAGTRAIGRVYAITRNPDGTTRTRIFAQGLAQPNGLVMIGNSLYIFAVNRVLRYDNVEANLDNPPAPVDLTAAFALPTEQEHGGNHHWKYASLGPDGRIYTNVGVNCNVCDTDRDKFALLVSFRPDGSDRRIEARGVRNSVGFAHHPTTRELWATNHGRDWVGDDNPQDSLLRVRRAGEDFGFPYCLGTWADPQYNRGRACSEFSQPAALLGPHTAVLGMRFYTGTMFPEQYRNQIFIARRGSWNRSRLSGYDVVVAHLDAQGNVTRVEEFLTGFRDDANQRFADRPAEVHVLRDGSMLVSGEQMGAIYRITYRR from the coding sequence ATGACAATCCGACGCAATTTGCTCGGCATGGCCGCGCTGCTGATGGCAGGTCCCGCCTTCGCCCAGGCCCCCGCCGCCACGCCGGCCCCCGTGCCCGGCTGGGCCGTTGGCCGCCCTGAGGGCTCGACGCTCGCACCGCACGCGGCGCGCCTGACGGTGACGCCGCTGGACCAGGTGCCGGTCTCCTCGATCCGCCTGCCCCAGGGCTTCCAGGCCGAGGTCTTCGCCCATGGCATCCCGGGCGTGCGCGCCATCGCGGAAGCGCCGGGCGGCACGCTCTTCGCCGGCACGCGCGCCATCGGCCGCGTCTATGCCATCACGCGCAACCCGGACGGCACGACGCGCACGCGCATCTTCGCCCAGGGCCTGGCCCAGCCGAACGGCCTCGTGATGATCGGCAACAGCCTCTACATCTTCGCCGTCAACCGCGTGCTGCGCTATGACAATGTCGAGGCGAACCTGGACAACCCGCCGGCGCCGGTGGACCTGACCGCCGCCTTCGCCCTGCCGACCGAGCAGGAGCATGGCGGCAACCACCACTGGAAATACGCCTCGCTCGGCCCCGATGGCCGGATCTATACGAACGTCGGCGTGAACTGCAACGTGTGCGACACGGACCGCGACAAGTTCGCGCTCCTCGTCTCCTTCCGCCCCGATGGCAGTGACCGCCGCATCGAGGCGCGCGGCGTGCGCAACTCGGTGGGCTTCGCGCATCACCCGACGACGCGCGAACTCTGGGCCACCAACCATGGCCGCGACTGGGTGGGCGATGACAACCCGCAGGATTCGCTGCTGCGCGTGCGCCGCGCCGGCGAGGATTTCGGCTTCCCCTACTGCCTCGGCACCTGGGCGGACCCGCAGTACAACCGCGGCCGCGCCTGCAGCGAATTCTCGCAGCCGGCCGCGCTGCTCGGCCCGCACACCGCCGTGCTCGGCATGCGCTTCTACACCGGCACCATGTTCCCGGAGCAGTATCGCAACCAGATCTTCATCGCCCGCCGCGGTTCCTGGAACCGCTCGCGCCTCAGCGGCTATGACGTCGTGGTCGCCCATCTGGACGCCCAGGGCAACGTGACCCGCGTGGAGGAGTTCCTGACCGGCTTCCGCGACGACGCGAACCAGCGCTTCGCCGACCGCCCGGCCGAGGTGCATGTGCTGCGCGATGGTTCGATGCTGGTCTCCGGCGAGCAGATGGGCGCGATCTACCGCATCACCTATCGCCGATGA
- a CDS encoding amino acid ABC transporter permease, with translation MQDFIDAFFNIQILMEAWPILLDGLGQTLLLSAVVVPLGLLGGLILAILSTAKTRWVRWPLMAWVDVFRALPPLVLLVFVYAGLPFAGLEVSAFAAVAIGFFLNTGAYYGEILRAGIASVPAGQSEAARSMGLSRWQTMRLVVLPQAVRNVLPDLISNTLEVVKLTSIAAVVAMPELLFQARQAQSVTFNATPIMAAAVAYFILLWPVVRLLSKLENKQLARRA, from the coding sequence ATGCAGGATTTCATCGACGCCTTCTTCAACATCCAGATCCTGATGGAAGCCTGGCCCATCCTGCTGGATGGGCTGGGGCAGACGCTCCTGCTCTCGGCCGTGGTGGTCCCGCTCGGCCTGCTGGGTGGCTTGATCCTCGCCATCCTCTCCACGGCGAAGACCCGCTGGGTGCGCTGGCCGCTCATGGCCTGGGTGGATGTGTTCCGCGCGCTGCCGCCGCTGGTGCTGCTGGTCTTCGTCTATGCCGGCCTGCCTTTCGCGGGGCTGGAAGTCAGCGCCTTCGCCGCCGTCGCCATCGGCTTCTTCCTCAACACCGGCGCCTATTACGGCGAGATCCTGCGCGCCGGCATCGCCAGCGTGCCGGCCGGTCAGTCGGAAGCCGCGCGCTCCATGGGCCTCAGCCGCTGGCAGACCATGCGCCTCGTCGTGCTGCCGCAGGCGGTGCGCAACGTGCTGCCCGACCTCATCTCCAACACGCTGGAGGTGGTGAAGCTCACCTCCATCGCCGCCGTGGTGGCGATGCCGGAGCTGCTCTTCCAGGCGCGCCAGGCGCAGAGCGTCACCTTCAACGCGACGCCGATCATGGCGGCGGCGGTGGCCTATTTCATCCTGCTCTGGCCCGTGGTGCGGCTGCTCTCGAAGCTCGAGAACAAGCAACTCGCGCGGCGGGCGTAA
- a CDS encoding amino acid ABC transporter permease, translating into MSGWDRFADSFLNARVAAEYTPKIIEGLWLTLALAGCIIVTGVLVGLLLAVIRAMGLRPVNWLIIFVVDLFRALPPLVIIVLLYFGLPAAGVSMSGFVAAWLALSLVLMAFAEEIFWAGITAIPTGQWEASRSLGLGFLVTFALIILPQAVRMVIPPLVNRTIAITKGTALASVVAVPEILGAAQAGVSFSFNPTPLTLGAIAYLVLFLPVVIAGRWVEQHYKAKR; encoded by the coding sequence ATGAGCGGATGGGACCGCTTCGCCGACAGTTTCCTCAACGCCCGCGTCGCCGCCGAATACACCCCGAAGATCATCGAGGGGTTATGGCTGACGCTGGCCTTGGCGGGCTGCATCATCGTGACCGGCGTGCTGGTCGGGCTGCTGCTGGCGGTGATCCGCGCCATGGGCCTCAGGCCCGTGAACTGGCTCATCATCTTCGTGGTGGACCTGTTCCGCGCGCTGCCGCCGCTCGTCATCATCGTGCTGCTCTATTTCGGGCTGCCGGCGGCGGGCGTCTCCATGTCCGGCTTCGTCGCGGCCTGGCTCGCGCTCTCGCTCGTGCTCATGGCCTTCGCGGAGGAGATCTTCTGGGCCGGCATCACGGCCATCCCCACCGGGCAATGGGAGGCGTCGCGCAGCCTGGGGCTCGGCTTCCTCGTCACCTTCGCGCTCATCATCCTGCCGCAGGCGGTCAGGATGGTGATCCCGCCGCTGGTGAACCGCACCATCGCCATCACCAAGGGCACGGCGCTGGCTTCCGTCGTGGCGGTGCCGGAAATCCTCGGCGCGGCGCAGGCCGGCGTGTCCTTCTCCTTCAACCCGACGCCGCTCACGCTCGGCGCCATCGCCTATCTCGTCCTCTTCCTGCCCGTGGTGATCGCCGGCCGTTGGGTCGAGCAGCACTACAAGGCGAAGCGCTGA
- a CDS encoding transporter substrate-binding domain-containing protein gives MRRLLLAAAAFAAALPGLAFAQAPAAQPPLRCAVDGTFAPHAFPSLQGGVQGFQIDLFREVARRMGREIVIDSASFSGLIPAMNAGRYDFLCAPTTVTPERAASLLFTEGYLWTELQFGIRRGTPPIRSEEDLRGKTISVNKGTPYEQWVTRNAERLNLTLLAFDTQPDAVQAVIQGRAYANLSGNTVVRFSASRTPQYVADFVLPGTRLHWGTPFRQDSGALRNQVEDVLTCMKRDGTIARLSERWFGNAPGPDQAERIEFPGYGPPGLPGYDPTPQNPRCG, from the coding sequence ATGCGTCGCCTTCTCCTTGCCGCCGCGGCCTTCGCCGCCGCCCTGCCCGGCCTTGCCTTCGCGCAGGCCCCGGCCGCCCAGCCGCCGCTGCGCTGCGCGGTGGACGGCACCTTCGCGCCGCACGCCTTCCCCTCGCTGCAAGGCGGCGTGCAGGGCTTCCAGATCGACCTCTTCCGTGAGGTGGCGCGCCGCATGGGGCGCGAAATCGTGATCGACAGCGCCTCCTTCTCCGGCCTCATCCCCGCGATGAATGCCGGGCGATATGATTTCCTCTGCGCGCCGACGACCGTGACGCCGGAGCGCGCGGCGAGCCTGCTCTTCACCGAGGGCTATCTCTGGACCGAACTGCAATTCGGCATCCGCCGCGGCACGCCGCCCATCCGCTCGGAAGAGGATCTGCGCGGAAAGACCATCAGCGTGAACAAGGGCACGCCCTATGAGCAGTGGGTGACCCGCAACGCCGAGCGCCTGAACCTCACCCTGCTCGCCTTCGACACCCAGCCCGATGCGGTGCAGGCAGTGATCCAGGGCCGCGCCTATGCGAATCTCTCAGGCAACACGGTGGTGCGTTTCTCGGCCAGCCGCACGCCGCAATACGTGGCGGATTTCGTGCTGCCCGGCACCCGCCTGCATTGGGGCACGCCCTTCCGCCAGGACAGCGGCGCGCTGCGCAACCAGGTGGAAGACGTGCTGACTTGCATGAAGCGTGACGGCACCATCGCCCGCCTCAGCGAGCGCTGGTTCGGCAATGCGCCGGGGCCAGACCAGGCGGAGCGGATCGAATTCCCGGGCTATGGCCCCCCCGGCCTGCCCGGCTACGACCCGACGCCGCAGAACCCGCGTTGCGGTTGA
- the mtnA gene encoding S-methyl-5-thioribose-1-phosphate isomerase, whose protein sequence is MKIDGVAYRSVWLDQDQWSVRIFDQTKLPWLVEQIRLTTWQEAAHAIRSMQVRGAPLIGAVAAYGVALAMRQDPATLDPVLEALNETRPTAINLRWALDRQRARLHNLPAGQRAAAAYAEAAHIADDDAETCRRIGENGLPLLQEIAARKGRVNVLTHCNAGWLATVDWGTALAPIYMAHDAGLDVHVWVDETRPRNQGAALTAFELGAHGVKHTVIADNAGGHYMQHGEVDIVIVGTDRVTRTGDVANKIGTYLKALAAHDNGVPFWVALPHSTLDMRVRDGVSEIPIEERSGAEVTEMTGRTADGRIETVRVVAGGSAAANPAFDVTPARLVTGLITERGRCAANEAALLAMYPEKA, encoded by the coding sequence ATGAAGATCGATGGTGTCGCCTACCGTTCCGTCTGGCTGGATCAGGACCAGTGGTCCGTCCGCATCTTCGACCAGACGAAGCTGCCCTGGCTGGTGGAACAGATCCGCCTCACCACCTGGCAGGAGGCCGCGCATGCCATCCGCTCCATGCAGGTGCGCGGCGCGCCGCTGATCGGCGCCGTCGCCGCCTATGGCGTGGCCCTCGCGATGCGTCAGGACCCTGCGACGCTCGACCCGGTGCTGGAGGCGCTGAACGAAACCCGCCCCACCGCCATCAACCTGCGCTGGGCGCTCGATCGCCAGCGCGCCCGCCTGCACAACCTGCCCGCCGGACAGCGCGCCGCCGCCGCCTATGCCGAGGCCGCGCACATCGCCGATGACGATGCCGAGACCTGCCGCCGCATCGGCGAGAACGGCCTACCCCTGCTCCAGGAGATCGCGGCGAGGAAGGGCCGCGTGAACGTGCTCACGCACTGCAACGCCGGCTGGCTCGCCACCGTGGACTGGGGCACGGCGCTCGCGCCCATCTACATGGCGCATGATGCGGGGCTCGACGTGCATGTCTGGGTGGATGAGACGCGGCCGCGCAACCAGGGCGCGGCACTGACGGCCTTCGAACTCGGCGCGCATGGCGTGAAGCACACGGTGATCGCCGACAATGCCGGCGGCCACTACATGCAGCATGGCGAGGTGGACATCGTCATCGTCGGCACCGACCGCGTGACGCGCACCGGCGATGTCGCGAACAAGATCGGCACCTACCTCAAGGCGCTCGCCGCGCATGACAATGGCGTGCCCTTCTGGGTCGCGCTGCCGCACTCCACGCTCGACATGCGCGTGCGCGACGGTGTCTCGGAAATCCCCATCGAGGAGCGCAGCGGCGCCGAAGTCACGGAGATGACCGGCCGCACCGCCGATGGGCGGATCGAGACGGTGCGCGTGGTGGCCGGCGGCAGCGCCGCCGCCAACCCGGCCTTCGACGTGACGCCCGCGCGGCTCGTCACCGGCCTCATCACCGAGCGCGGCCGCTGCGCCGCGAATGAGGCCGCGCTGCTGGCGATGTATCCCGAGAAGGCCTGA
- a CDS encoding UPF0262 family protein: MPDRHLIRIELPEAPPPPSAYAEADRRQAIEDLLRGNRFDPVGLGPGPFALHLMVREGRLILDIRDKDDAPLRAIILVLGPFRRLIKDYLMLVENHEEAVTTGAMDARVQAIDMGRRGLHNEAAELLTTRLDGRIAVDFETARRLFTLIAALHQRV; encoded by the coding sequence GTGCCTGACCGCCACCTGATCCGCATCGAATTGCCCGAGGCGCCGCCGCCGCCCTCCGCCTATGCCGAGGCGGACCGGCGCCAGGCCATCGAGGACCTGCTGCGCGGCAACCGCTTCGACCCCGTGGGCCTCGGCCCCGGCCCTTTCGCGCTGCACCTGATGGTGCGCGAGGGGCGGCTGATCCTGGACATCCGCGACAAGGACGACGCGCCGCTGCGCGCCATCATCCTCGTCCTCGGCCCCTTCCGGCGGCTGATCAAGGACTACCTGATGCTGGTGGAAAACCATGAGGAAGCGGTGACCACCGGCGCCATGGACGCCCGCGTCCAGGCGATCGACATGGGCCGGCGCGGCCTGCACAACGAGGCGGCGGAACTGCTCACCACCCGCCTGGACGGCCGCATCGCGGTGGATTTCGAGACGGCGCGGCGGTTGTTCACGCTGATCGCGGCCCTGCATCAGCGGGTCTAG
- a CDS encoding DUF983 domain-containing protein — MPETAPPTLWQPDRSAPEAAPELPPLRVSLWRGARNRCPVCGEGHVFQGYLRVAKECEVCHAPLGKLRADDAPPYFTIFLVGHLLIPPVLWIEKAYSPEMWIQMAVWIPLFAITTTLLLRPVKGATVGLMSRFGFGNETTG; from the coding sequence ATGCCCGAAACCGCTCCCCCCACCCTCTGGCAGCCGGACCGCTCCGCGCCCGAAGCCGCCCCCGAGCTGCCGCCCCTGCGCGTCTCGCTCTGGCGCGGCGCCCGCAACCGCTGCCCGGTCTGCGGCGAGGGGCATGTGTTCCAGGGCTATCTCCGCGTCGCGAAGGAGTGCGAGGTCTGCCACGCGCCACTTGGCAAGCTGCGGGCCGATGACGCGCCGCCCTATTTCACCATCTTCCTGGTGGGTCACCTGCTGATCCCGCCCGTGCTCTGGATCGAGAAGGCCTATTCGCCGGAGATGTGGATCCAGATGGCGGTCTGGATTCCGCTCTTCGCCATCACCACCACCTTGCTGCTGCGCCCGGTGAAGGGTGCCACCGTGGGGCTGATGAGCCGCTTCGGCTTCGGCAACGAGACCACCGGCTGA
- a CDS encoding aspartate/glutamate racemase family protein, producing MHGRILIINPNSSQACTAGIREAVAPFAGPGLPRIEVTQLDEGPPAIVTWRDWFGVAEPLCRRIEAEPAEAYVIGCVSDPGLEAARGVTGKPVVGMFRSAVAAALTRAERFGIIGFTEKSLPRQRRALQSMGVEGNMAGWIPLNLPMHVLTDPIAPQARIAQAARQLADQGAEVIVLGCAGMAGHVGVTMEASGLPVVEPCQAGAAAALLAVVGARMPALLSA from the coding sequence ATGCATGGCAGAATCCTCATCATCAATCCGAACTCCAGCCAGGCCTGCACGGCCGGCATCCGCGAGGCCGTGGCCCCCTTCGCCGGGCCCGGCCTGCCGCGCATCGAGGTGACGCAGCTGGATGAGGGCCCACCCGCCATCGTCACCTGGCGGGACTGGTTCGGCGTGGCCGAGCCGCTCTGCCGCCGCATCGAGGCCGAGCCGGCGGAGGCCTATGTCATCGGCTGCGTCAGCGATCCGGGTCTGGAGGCCGCGCGCGGCGTGACCGGCAAGCCGGTGGTGGGCATGTTCCGCTCGGCCGTCGCGGCCGCGCTGACGCGGGCCGAGCGCTTCGGCATCATCGGCTTCACGGAGAAGTCCCTGCCGCGCCAGCGCCGCGCCCTGCAATCCATGGGCGTCGAGGGCAACATGGCCGGCTGGATCCCGCTGAACCTGCCCATGCATGTGCTGACCGACCCCATCGCCCCCCAGGCGCGCATCGCCCAGGCGGCGCGGCAACTGGCCGACCAGGGGGCGGAGGTCATCGTCCTGGGCTGCGCCGGCATGGCCGGCCATGTGGGCGTGACCATGGAAGCCAGCGGCCTGCCGGTGGTGGAACCCTGCCAGGCGGGGGCCGCGGCCGCGTTGCTCGCCGTGGTGGGGGCGCGCATGCCGGCATTGCTCTCCGCGTGA
- a CDS encoding ketosteroid isomerase-related protein translates to MSADLLRRYYAAFNAADWDGMLACLTEDVAHDVNQGGRETGRPAFAAFLARMERCYRERVEDLVVMVSADGTRGAAEFTIHGTYLVADEGLPPAQGQRYVLPVGAFFEIREGAIARVTNYYNLQDWLRQVGG, encoded by the coding sequence GTGAGCGCCGATCTGCTGCGGCGCTACTACGCCGCCTTCAACGCCGCCGACTGGGACGGCATGCTCGCCTGCCTGACCGAGGATGTCGCGCATGACGTGAACCAGGGCGGGCGCGAGACCGGCCGCCCGGCCTTCGCGGCCTTCCTGGCCCGCATGGAGCGCTGCTACCGCGAGCGGGTGGAGGATCTGGTCGTGATGGTCAGCGCCGATGGCACGCGCGGCGCGGCGGAATTCACCATCCACGGCACCTATCTGGTGGCGGATGAGGGCCTGCCCCCGGCGCAGGGCCAGCGCTATGTGCTGCCCGTCGGCGCCTTCTTCGAGATCCGGGAGGGGGCCATCGCGCGGGTCACGAACTACTACAACCTGCAGGATTGGCTGCGGCAGGTGGGCGGCTGA
- a CDS encoding alpha/beta fold hydrolase — protein sequence MFRRVMVYLLAALPLLLVLAVWWLYTPDKPRAELEARHAAAPSQFVELDGLRLHLRDTGPRDAPPVLFLHGFGSSLHTWEEVAAALDRDFRVIRLDLPGFGLTGADRTGDYSDARSHAVILALMQRLGLARVALVGSSMGGRIAWSFAAAHPDRVTRLVLMAPDGFASPGIGYDQPPRVPLLLRVLPYTLPEGMLRGSLRPAYGNPDVLTEALFERYRDMMLAPGVRQAILDRMGQHMLRPPEPLLARIPVPVLLLWGDRDAMVPVSNAQDYLRALPDARLVTLPGIGHVPMEETPAEVARVLRDFLSAR from the coding sequence ATGTTCCGCCGCGTGATGGTCTATCTCCTCGCGGCGCTGCCGCTGCTGCTGGTCCTCGCCGTCTGGTGGCTCTACACGCCGGACAAGCCGCGCGCCGAGTTGGAGGCGCGCCATGCCGCGGCCCCCTCCCAATTCGTCGAGCTGGACGGGCTGCGCCTGCACCTGCGCGACACCGGGCCGCGCGATGCGCCGCCGGTCCTCTTCCTGCACGGCTTCGGTTCCTCCCTGCATACCTGGGAGGAGGTGGCGGCGGCGCTCGACCGCGATTTCCGCGTCATCCGGCTCGACCTGCCCGGCTTCGGCCTGACCGGGGCGGACCGCACGGGCGACTACAGCGATGCGCGCAGCCATGCCGTGATCCTCGCCCTGATGCAGCGGCTGGGGCTGGCGCGCGTGGCGCTGGTCGGGTCCTCCATGGGTGGGCGCATCGCCTGGAGCTTCGCCGCCGCGCATCCCGATCGCGTCACGCGCCTGGTGCTGATGGCGCCGGACGGCTTCGCCAGCCCGGGCATCGGCTACGACCAGCCGCCCCGCGTGCCGCTGCTGCTGCGCGTGCTGCCCTATACCCTGCCCGAGGGGATGCTGCGCGGCTCGCTCCGCCCCGCCTATGGCAATCCGGACGTGCTGACCGAGGCGCTGTTCGAGCGCTATCGCGACATGATGCTGGCCCCCGGCGTGCGCCAGGCGATTCTCGACCGGATGGGCCAGCATATGCTGCGCCCGCCCGAGCCGTTGCTGGCGCGTATCCCCGTGCCGGTGCTCCTGCTCTGGGGGGACCGGGATGCGATGGTGCCGGTCAGCAACGCGCAGGATTACCTGCGCGCCCTGCCCGATGCCCGGCTCGTGACGCTGCCAGGCATCGGCCATGTGCCGATGGAGGAGACCCCCGCCGAGGTGGCGCGGGTGCTGCGGGACTTCCTCAGCGCGCGCTGA
- a CDS encoding FAD-binding protein, with product MSATAPATEEALAAEIARAHAAREPLGIEGRGTKRAMLRPVQAARTLSTRNLTGIVLYRPTELMIRARAGTPIPEIEAALAENNQQIIAEPPDLAALFGASEAATLGGMVSTNLSGPRRIMWGAMRDHVLGIRAVTGEGEVFRSGGRVLKNVTGLDLCKLLTGAHGTLGVLTEVTLKVLPRAEATGTLAIRVPDVARGVAALSAALGSPYGVSGAALLMEGHAPMGLSGLVALARIEDFRESVTYRMGKLRDELAALGEATLLDTDASHALWRAVRDAEPLGAAPEEAIWRLSVAPSAAPRAVIALRAAFDAKLLLDWGGGLIWVAGPATERAHGAVMQAAAGARGSFTLFRAPASLAATVPVLPEEAPPLAAIARRVKATLDPRGLLNPGRMRA from the coding sequence ATGAGCGCCACCGCTCCCGCCACTGAGGAGGCGCTGGCCGCCGAGATCGCACGCGCGCATGCCGCGCGCGAGCCGCTGGGCATCGAGGGCCGCGGCACCAAGCGCGCCATGCTGCGGCCGGTCCAGGCCGCCCGCACGCTGTCCACCCGCAACCTCACCGGCATCGTGCTCTACCGCCCGACCGAGCTGATGATCCGCGCCCGCGCCGGCACGCCCATCCCCGAGATCGAGGCCGCGCTGGCCGAGAACAACCAGCAGATCATCGCCGAACCGCCCGACCTCGCCGCCCTCTTCGGCGCCAGCGAGGCGGCGACGCTGGGCGGCATGGTCTCCACCAACCTTTCGGGGCCCCGCCGCATCATGTGGGGCGCCATGCGCGACCATGTGCTGGGCATCCGCGCCGTAACCGGCGAGGGCGAGGTGTTCCGCTCCGGCGGGCGCGTCCTGAAGAACGTGACGGGGCTTGATCTCTGCAAGCTGCTGACCGGCGCGCATGGAACGCTCGGCGTGCTGACCGAGGTGACGCTGAAGGTGCTGCCCCGCGCCGAGGCCACCGGCACGCTCGCCATCCGCGTGCCCGACGTCGCGCGCGGGGTCGCGGCGCTGAGCGCCGCGCTCGGCTCGCCCTATGGCGTGAGCGGCGCCGCGCTGCTGATGGAGGGCCACGCGCCCATGGGCCTCTCGGGCCTCGTCGCCCTCGCCCGCATCGAGGATTTCCGCGAGAGCGTCACCTACCGCATGGGCAAGCTGCGGGACGAGCTGGCGGCGCTGGGTGAGGCCACCCTGCTCGACACCGACGCCTCCCACGCGCTCTGGCGCGCCGTGCGCGACGCCGAGCCGCTGGGTGCCGCGCCGGAGGAGGCGATCTGGCGCCTTTCCGTCGCCCCCTCAGCCGCGCCGCGCGCCGTCATCGCGCTGCGCGCCGCCTTCGACGCGAAGCTGCTGCTCGACTGGGGCGGCGGATTGATCTGGGTGGCGGGCCCGGCGACCGAGCGCGCGCATGGCGCGGTGATGCAGGCGGCCGCCGGCGCGCGCGGCAGCTTCACCCTGTTCCGCGCCCCGGCTTCGCTCGCCGCCACCGTCCCCGTTCTGCCCGAGGAGGCGCCGCCGCTTGCCGCCATCGCGCGGCGGGTGAAGGCGACGCTGGACCCGCGCGGCCTGCTCAATCCGGGCCGCATGCGCGCCTGA